From a region of the Solanum stenotomum isolate F172 chromosome 2, ASM1918654v1, whole genome shotgun sequence genome:
- the LOC125855716 gene encoding aluminum-activated malate transporter 8-like → MDIDSKIQEKNSVFNMLWNQFKWFPIKLINKISNIANNTINIGKNDPRKIWHAAKVGLSLTLVILFYYSWPLYHSFEQSAIMAVLTVMVSFEYTAGATISKCLNIAFATALGVSLGIGAKYLAKFCGKEGEPIILGCLVFILGALGTFTRFYPHMQRRYDYGCMFSVATFSLVTVSGDRYLELVKQRISTIMVSVATVMVISLVIRPVWAGKDLHNLIIANLEKLASFLDGFESEYFQAIGEGSKDKENGFLEALKNVLGSKATEESLLAWLNSHLEKIWPYVDEISDCWNFFVAN, encoded by the exons ATGGATATTGATTCcaaaatccaagaaaaaaatagtGTCTTCAACATGTTGTGGAACCAATTCAAGTGGTTTCCAATAAAGTTGATAAACAAAATTAGCAACATTGCTAATAACACAATAAATATTGGAAAAAATGATCCAAGAAAAATTTGGCATGCAGCCAAAGTGGGATTATCTCTCACTTTGGTTATATTGTTTTACTATTCATGGCCACTTTATCATAGTTTTGAACAATCAGCCATCATGGCTGTCCTCACAGTAATGGTTTCATTTGAGTATACTGCTG gTGCAACTATATCAAAGTGCTTAAACATAGCATTTGCTACAGCATTAGGTGTCTCATTAGGGATTGGAGCTAAATATTTAGCTAAGTTTTGTGGAAAAGAAGGGGAGCCTATAATTCTTGGGTGTTTGGTCTTCATTCTAG GTGCTTTAGGTACATTTACAAGATTTTATCCACATATGCAAAGGAGGTATGACTATGGATGCATGTTCTCTGTGGCAACATTTAGTTTGGTCACAGTGTCTGGTGATAGGTACTTGGAGTTGGTTAAGCAAAGGATATCAACTATTATGGTTAGTGTTGCCACAGTCATGGTTATCTCATTGGTCATTCGACCAGTATGGGCTGGAAAAGATCTTCATAATCTTATTATTGCAAATCTTGAAAAGCTAGCAAGCTTCTTAGATG GTTTTGAAAGTGAGTATTTTCAAGCAATTGGTGAGGGCTCCAAAGACAAGGAAAATGGATTTCTTGAAGCCTTAAAAAATGTTCTTGGTTCTAAGGCCACTGAGGAATCTTTG TTGGCATGGCTTAATTCTCATCTTGAAAAGATCTGGCCATATGTGGATGAG ATTTCTGATTGTTGGAACTTTTTTGTTGCTAATTGA
- the LOC125855117 gene encoding bifunctional purple acid phosphatase 26-like, with product MLLHLFFSLFVFLTLIDNGNAGVTSSFIRSEFPAVDIPLENEVFAVPKGYNAPQQVHITQGDYEGKAVIVSWVTPDKPGSSEVRYGLSKGKYDFTAKGSFTNYTFYTYKSGYIHKCFLNELQYDTKYYYEIGNGDSARNFWFETPPKVDPDASYTFGIIGDLGQTYNSLSTLQHYMNSGAKSVLFVGDLSYADRYKYHDVGVRWDSWGRFVEPSTAYQPWIWNTGNHEIEYMPYMGEVTMFKSYLYRYPTPYQASNSTSPLWYSIRRASAHIIVLSTYSPFVKYTPQWKWLREEFKNVDREKTPWLIVLMHVPIYNSNVAHFMEGESMRSVFEAWFIEHKVDVIFAGHVHAYERSYRISNIHFNISSGDPYPVPDKTAPVYITVGDGGNKEGLAARFRDPQPDYSAFRESSYGHSTLEIKNRTHAFYHWNRNDDGKKVKIDSFVLHNLYWGQNHQQRKSNQYRLHSLILNRASTAQL from the exons ATGTTGCTTCATCTCTTCTTTTCATTGTTCGTGTTTTTGACATTGATAGACAATGGAAATGCTGGTGTAACGAGTTCATTTATTCGTAGTGAGTTTCCAGCTGTTGATATCCCTCTTGAAAATGAAGTGTTTGCTGTTCCTAAAGGTTACAATGCTCCACAACAA GTGCATATAACACAGGGTGACTATGAAGGAAAGGCTGTAATAGTCTCATGGGTTACGCCTGATAAACCGGGGTCTAGTGAAGTACGTTACGGATTATCTAAGGGAAAATATGATTTTACAGCTAAAGGATCATTCACAAACTACACATTTTACACCTACAAGTCTGGATATATACACAAGTGTTTTCTTAACGAACTTCAG TATGACACAAAGTATTACTATGAAATCGGAAATGGTGACTCTGCTCGAAACTTTTGGTTTGAAACTCCTCCAAAGGTTGATCCAGATGCTTCATACACATTTGGCATCATAG GTGATCTCGGACAAACATATAATTCTCTTTCGACTCTTCAGCATTACATGAATAGTGGTGCTAAGAGTGTCTTGTTTGTGGGAGATCTATCATACGCGGACAGATATAAGTATCATGATGTTGGAGTCCGTTGGGATTCATGGGGCCGCTTTGTTGAACCAAGTACAGCATATCAACCGTGGATTTGGAATACCGGGAATCATGAGATAGAATATATGCCATATATG GGAGAAGTAACTATGTTCAAGTCGTATCTGTACAGATATCCAACGCCATATCAAGCTTCAAACAGCACTAGTCCGCTTTGGTATTCCATCAGGAGGGCGTCTGCTCACATAATTGTGCTATCAACCTACTCTCCTTTTG TAAAATATACACCACAATGGAAGTGGCTGAGAGAGGAATTCAAAAATGTTGACAGAGAGAAAACTCCTTGGCTTATAGTTCTTATGCATGTTCCTATCTACAACAGTAATGTAGCTCATTTCATGGAGGGAGAAAGTATGAGATCTGTTTTCGAAGCATGGTTTATCGAACACAAAGTTGATGTGATCTTTGCTGGTCATGTCCACGCCTACGAGCGATCA TATCGCATATCAAATATACACTTTAACATCTCGAGTGGTGATCCCTATCCCGTACCTGATAAAACAGCTCCAGTTTACATAACTGTTGGTGATGGAGGAAATAAAGAAGGTCTTGCTGCAAG ATTTAGAGATCCTCAACCAGATTACTCTGCGTTCCGCGAATCCAGTTATGGTCATTCTACACTAGAGATTAAGAACAGAACACATGCATTCTACCATTGGAACAGAAATGACGATGGAAAGAAAGTTAAAATCGACTCATTCGTGTTACACAATCTGTACTG GGGACAGAATCATCAGCAGAGAAAGTCGAATCAATATCGTCTCCATTCACTCATTTTAAACAGGGCTTCAACTGCACAACTGTGA
- the LOC125855120 gene encoding synaptotagmin-5-like produces MELEMQWDGNPSIILDIMTYVGVALPVQVKNIGFTGIFRLIFRPLVDEFPCFGAVCYSLRQKKKLDFTLKVIGGDMTAIPGLSDAIEGTIRDAVEDSITWPVRKVIPILPGDYSDLELKPTGVLEVKLVQAKELTNKDLIGKSDPFAVLYVRPLRDRMKKSKIINNDLNPIWNEHFEFVVEDPLTQHLVVKIYDDEGLQSAELIGCAHICLNELEPGKVKDIWLKLVKDLEIQRDQKNRGQVHLELLYCPNGMNNGLSNPFSQNESMTSLERVLKNSAEGKEASPNGSEINNRREVIVRGVLSVTVVSADDLPPADIGGKADPYVVLIMKKAQIKNKTRVVNESLNPVWNQTFDFVVEDGLHDMLMLEVWDHDTFGKDFMGRCILTLTRVLMEGEYKDTYELAEAKSGKLNLHLKWNPQPIYRDYQ; encoded by the exons ATGGAATTAGAGATGCAATGGGATGGGAATCCAAGCATAATACTCGATATCATGACCTATGTTGGTGTAGCATTACCGGTGCAG GTGAAAAACATCGGGTTTACTGGTATTTTCAGGCTCATCTTCAGGCCACTTGTTGACGAGTTTCCTTGCTTCGGAGCTGTATGTTATTCTCTAAGGCAGAAG AAAAAGCTGGATTTTACGCTTAAAGTAATTGGTGGTGACATGACAGCAATTCCTGGCCTTTCTGATGCAATTGAG GGAACCATCCGGGACGCTGTTGAAGACTCTATCACGTGGCCAGTTCGAAAAGTTATTCCCATTTTACCTGGGGATTATAG TGACCTTGAACTGAAGCCTACCGGAGTATTGGAGGTGAAACTTGTTCAGGCAAAGGAGTTAACAAATAAAGACCTCATTGGAAAATCTGATCCTTTCGCTGTATTATATGTACGCCCTCTACGAGACAGAATGAAGAAGAGCAAAATAATT AACAACGATTTGAACCCAATTTGGAATGAGCATTTTGAGTTCGTAGTCGAAGATCCATTGACACAACACTTGGTGGTAAAAATCTATGACGATGAAGGGCTTCAGTCAGCTGAACTAATTGGATGTGCCCATATCTGTTTGAATGAGCTTGAGCCTGGTAAAGTGAAGGATATCTGGTTGAAGTTGGTGAAAGATTTGGAAATTCAGAGAGATCAGAAAAATAGGGGCCAG GTGCACTTGGAGCTATTGTACTGCCCGAATGGCATGAACAATGGGCTAAGTAACCCTTTTTCTCAGAATGAGTCAATGACTTCATTAGAGAGAGTTCTTAAAAACTCGGCAGAAGGAAAAGAAGCTAGTCCAAATGGAAGTGAAATCAACAATAGAAGAGAGGTAATAGTACGAGGGGTACTTTCTGTTACCGTGGTATCAGCTGATGATCTGCCCCCAGCTGATATAGGGGGGAAGGCTGACCCCTACGTCGTTCTGATCATGAAGAAGGCTCAAATTAAGAACAAAACCAGG GTTGTAAATGAAAGTCTAAACCCGGTATGGAATCAAACTTTTGACTTTGTTGTTGAGGACGGATTACATGACATGCTAATGCTGGAAGTCTGGGACCATGACACATTTGGAAAG GATTTCATGGGAAGATGCATACTGACTTTAACAAGGGTTCTAATGGAAGGTGAATACAAAGACACGTACGAATTAGCCGAGGCTAAATCAGGGAAACTGAACTTGCATCTCAAATGGAATCCACAGCCAATATACAGAGACTACCAATGA
- the LOC125855131 gene encoding uncharacterized protein LOC125855131, translating to MGDIDDITKEKRVVFVTVGTTSFDALVRAVDTPEVKNELFKKGYTDILIQMGRGSYIPTRASAENGFPALDYFTFSSSIADYLKSASLVISHAGSGSIFETLRLGKPLIVVVNEDLMDNHQSELAEELAERKHLYCARPQTLYKTISDMDPGSLVPYQPGDAKPVAELIYRYLGFPED from the exons ATGGGTGATATAGATGATATCACAAAGGAGAAGAGAGTAGTTTTTGTGACCGTTGGGACAACTTCTTTTGATGCTCTTGTAAGAGCAGTGGATACTCCGGAAGTTAAGAATGAATTGTTCAAGAAGGGTTACACCGATATTCTGATTCAAATGGGGCGAGGATCGTACATCCCCACAAGG GCATCTGCTGAAAATGGTTTCCCAGCTCTTGACTACTTCACATTTTCATCAAGCATAGCTGACTATTTGAAGTCAGCATCACTTGTTATCAGCCATGCAG GTTCAGGGAGCATATTTGAGACATTACGACTGGGCAAACCGTTAATAGTGGTAGTCAATGAGGATCTAATGGACAACCATCAAAGTGAGCTTGCAGAAGAACTAGCTGAGAGAAAACATTTGTATTGTGCTCGTCCACAAACATTATACAAGACTATCTCGGATATGGATCCGGGGTCTCTTGTTCCATATCAACCAGGTGACGCGAAACCAGTTGCTGAACTTATTTATAGATATTTAGGTTTCCCAGAGGATTGA